One window from the genome of Ananas comosus cultivar F153 linkage group 13, ASM154086v1, whole genome shotgun sequence encodes:
- the LOC109719543 gene encoding uncharacterized protein LOC109719543, protein MQIAPEVAEWLAREMGYRNYEVEGDPMLLYKPFVNVYFGAAYIKWLSSSDGKERSEEFVIRAYRGGIKKATHKSTADYFQRYLSVRDSLLAKRFCDFFYPI, encoded by the exons ATGCAGATTGCCCCCGAAGTCGCAGAATGGCTTGCTAG GGAAATGGGGTACAGAAATTACGAAGTAGAGGGCGATCCAATGTTGCTGTACAAGCCTTTTGTGAATGTGTACTTCGGTGCTGCTTACATAAAATGGCTGTCCTCTTCTGATGGAAA AGAAAGAAGCGAAGAATTTGTTATCAGAGCTTATAGAGGAGGCATAAAGAAGGCTACTCACAAATCGACAGCAGATTATTTCCAAAGATATCTATCAGTCAGAGACAGTTTACTTGCTAAGAGGTTTTGTGATTTTTTCTACCCCATATAA
- the LOC109719674 gene encoding UBP1-associated protein 2A-like: GCRAEATRSEAACSSTTSARSSPTPAPPKPPAPSPSASSPSPVSRASSPAPAEPSSGSRSVASCPGSPSPTSLSPATRASTAAAASVQVISVRSARSLLRSAAARDLRTLEEILSAADTDPFNSKLFVHGLGWETTSEGLRAMFARYSEIEDCRVGFVQFSHRSSASHALREPQRLIDNCMTACQLTSTKLTPH; encoded by the coding sequence GGCTGTCGCGCCGAGGCCACCCGCTCAGAGGCCGCTTGCTCCTCGACGACCTCCGCCCGCTCCTCGCCGACCCCTGCGCCGCCGAAGCCGCCTGCTCCTTCGCCGAGCGCCTCGTCGCCTTCGCCTGTGTCGAGGGCTTCTTCTCCGGCTCCTGCTGAGCCATCTTCTGGCTCAAGAAGCGTGGCCTCATGCCCGGGCTCACCTTCTCCAACAAGCTTATCTCCCGCGACGAGGGCCtccactgccgccgccgcctccgtccAAGTGATCTCGGTGAGATCCGCTCGCTCCCTCCTCCGCTCCGCGGCGGCGCGCGACCTGCGCACGCTCGAGGAGATCCTGAGCGCCGCCGACACCGATCCCTTCAACAGCAAGCTCTTTGTCCACGGCCTTGGGTGGGAAACCACCTCCGAGGGGCTCCGCGCCATGTTCGCCCGATACAGCGAGATCGAGGATTGCCGTGTCGGCTTCGTCCAATTCAGTCACCGGAGCTCGGCGAGCCACGCCCTCCGCGAACCCCAGAGGCTCATCGACAACTGCATGACCGCGTGCCAGCTCACCTCCACCAAACTCACCCCGCACTGA